A window of the Verminephrobacter eiseniae EF01-2 genome harbors these coding sequences:
- a CDS encoding type II toxin-antitoxin system RelE/ParE family toxin, producing the protein MVLTLVREGGRRKVARTFAQIGRASAHPEATGAASAAPPKGNEPLACAFTLSPSSHRACHIGDACLLICQPDIDILNFMRAGLHADLFAE; encoded by the coding sequence TTGGTTCTGACGCTGGTGCGGGAAGGAGGAAGGAGGAAGGTTGCGCGCACATTCGCGCAGATCGGCAGGGCCAGCGCCCACCCCGAAGCAACAGGCGCAGCCAGTGCCGCGCCGCCCAAGGGGAACGAGCCGCTGGCGTGCGCCTTCACCCTTTCGCCTTCCTCCCATCGGGCATGTCACATCGGCGACGCCTGCCTGCTGATTTGCCAGCCCGATATCGATATTCTCAACTTCATGCGTGCCGGTTTGCATGCCGATCTTTTTGCTGAATGA
- a CDS encoding helix-turn-helix domain-containing protein produces MPQAKLSRMLRGQFRRISTAKIPDGLTPPGQDAQIVAGPARRAAPVERVAVMFA; encoded by the coding sequence ATCCCGCAAGCGAAACTATCCAGGATGCTGCGCGGCCAGTTTCGCAGAATCAGCACAGCGAAGATACCCGATGGCCTCACCCCGCCTGGCCAGGACGCGCAAATCGTCGCCGGGCCGGCTCGCCGTGCGGCGCCAGTCGAACGTGTCGCTGTCATGTTTGCTTGA
- a CDS encoding type II toxin-antitoxin system YafQ family toxin, giving the protein MRQPGYSDQFKRDVKRAQKRGKDMGKLKTLLSLLIEGKPLSASYLDHPLKGDWRGFRDAHIEPDWLLIYKIAGDIVRFERTGRHSDLFDE; this is encoded by the coding sequence ATGCGCCAGCCCGGCTATTCCGACCAGTTCAAGCGCGATGTAAAGCGGGCGCAAAAACGCGGCAAGGACATGGGCAAGCTCAAGACCCTGTTGAGCTTGCTCATCGAGGGCAAGCCGCTATCAGCATCCTATCTCGACCACCCACTGAAAGGCGACTGGCGTGGTTTCCGAGATGCACACATTGAGCCTGATTGGCTGCTGATCTACAAGATTGCCGGGGATATTGTGAGGTTTGAGCGCACCGGGCGGCATTCAGACTTGTTTGACGAGTGA
- a CDS encoding type II toxin-antitoxin system RelB/DinJ family antitoxin — protein MAATTFVRARIDEALKNEAAAVLAGMGLTVSDVVRIALTRIAKEKTLPFEMRVPNRQTAQTLAKSERGEDVHHAKDANDLFGQLGI, from the coding sequence ATGGCTGCAACGACATTTGTCCGGGCGCGGATTGATGAAGCGCTAAAAAACGAAGCCGCCGCCGTACTGGCCGGCATGGGCCTTACCGTGTCCGACGTGGTGCGTATCGCACTGACCAGGATTGCGAAGGAAAAGACGCTTCCATTCGAGATGCGTGTTCCTAACAGGCAGACAGCGCAGACACTGGCCAAGAGTGAGCGGGGTGAGGATGTGCACCATGCCAAAGATGCGAATGACCTGTTTGGGCAACTTGGCATCTGA
- a CDS encoding DUF2442 domain-containing protein — protein MQFRLRVHFVDGTQGIMDLLHWVHAPNAAVFSALADPAPFEQVFVEHGAVIWPGGIDVAPDAVCAQTKAHPSGP, from the coding sequence ATGCAGTTCAGGCTTCGCGTGCATTTCGTCGATGGCACGCAAGGAATCATGGACCTTTTGCATTGGGTCCATGCTCCGAATGCCGCCGTGTTTTCGGCGCTGGCCGACCCGGCGCCGTTCGAGCAAGTCTTTGTCGAACATGGCGCGGTCATCTGGCCGGGCGGGATTGATGTGGCGCCGGATGCGGTGTGCGCGCAAACCAAGGCCCACCCGTCAGGTCCATAA